Proteins from one Oscillatoria sp. FACHB-1407 genomic window:
- a CDS encoding MFS transporter: protein MSWQAIAVSISLLLVTAAVNLEVPLYRTYAEVAGFGNGLTAVVFAAYVAGLLPVLLLLGGISDRVGRKPTLLAGLTFAALATTLVILHPTMSMLLIARLCQGIGVGLSVGAGTAYLTELMHEAGTRAAGYVTVMTSLGFGGGALFTSAVLLHHQTLVPLSYWIVLGLTLACLVWMTRLSPQPAIGGRLLRSPYFPKGSVIPGLAIALAWAVTGLVITVIPAQLAHYQLTVWTGLALFLVNGTGALMQPIARQLSPQRSLFVGFGLLPLGYGLLVLGAALGVLPLVLGGAAIAGSACYGFTYLGGLAKVSALAGNQRARAVSGYFLCAYLGFGIPSIIIGFLSDRIGTLNALIVFGVLIVMLILGLTLALHREQRGLKHAECLKLEGQK, encoded by the coding sequence ATGTCCTGGCAAGCGATCGCAGTCTCCATCTCTCTCCTCCTCGTCACAGCGGCTGTCAATCTAGAAGTACCGCTCTATCGCACCTACGCTGAAGTTGCGGGCTTTGGCAATGGTCTGACTGCCGTCGTGTTTGCGGCGTATGTAGCTGGGTTACTACCTGTGTTGTTGCTGTTGGGAGGCATCTCTGACCGAGTAGGACGCAAACCCACGCTGTTAGCTGGGTTAACCTTCGCCGCTCTGGCAACGACGCTGGTAATTCTCCATCCCACAATGTCGATGCTACTGATTGCCCGACTCTGCCAGGGCATTGGGGTAGGCTTGAGCGTAGGTGCGGGGACTGCCTATCTGACAGAGTTGATGCATGAGGCAGGCACACGCGCCGCAGGATATGTCACGGTGATGACCTCCCTCGGCTTTGGGGGTGGGGCACTGTTTACAAGTGCAGTGCTGTTGCACCATCAGACACTCGTGCCATTGAGTTATTGGATTGTCCTGGGGCTAACGCTGGCGTGTCTGGTCTGGATGACCCGGTTGTCACCCCAACCTGCTATTGGTGGGCGTTTGTTGCGATCGCCCTATTTTCCAAAAGGCTCGGTCATCCCCGGACTGGCGATCGCCCTTGCCTGGGCAGTGACAGGTCTGGTGATCACCGTCATTCCGGCGCAACTGGCACACTATCAACTCACGGTTTGGACGGGTCTGGCTCTGTTTCTGGTGAATGGCACCGGAGCATTGATGCAACCAATCGCCCGTCAACTCAGCCCACAGCGATCGCTGTTTGTGGGTTTTGGATTGTTGCCATTGGGCTACGGTTTGCTGGTTCTGGGTGCAGCATTGGGTGTTCTGCCATTGGTGTTGGGGGGAGCGGCGATCGCCGGATCAGCCTGCTATGGCTTCACCTACCTGGGTGGATTGGCAAAGGTATCTGCATTGGCAGGCAATCAACGCGCACGAGCCGTTTCGGGTTATTTTCTCTGTGCTTACCTGGGGTTTGGGATTCCCAGTATCATCATCGGATTTCTGAGCGATCGCATCGGCACTCTAAATGCCCTGATCGTCTTCGGAGTTCTGATTGTGATGCTGATTCTGGGATTGACACTGGCGTTGCATCGAGAACAGCGAGGGCTAAAACATGCTGAATGCCTGAAGCTTGAAGGGCAAAAGTAA